In one window of Legionella fallonii LLAP-10 DNA:
- a CDS encoding endonuclease/exonuclease/phosphatase family protein encodes MQKVVNSISLITYNIHKGFGVGAVRFLLPEMRAAITGLNPDFVFLQEVQGKHKRKERRIDSWPDAPQFEYIAENIWPHYIYAKNAIYQSGHHGNAILSKYPFAGFENINLSNTSRASRGILHAQVKLDNTTIHLLCVHLGLFKAERAEQCKALIQRIKDVVPQDEPLLMAGDFNDWRTIISKTLADDLNIHEAFVAVEGQHARSFPAIKPALRVDRVYFRGMEVQDVACFQGKPWRMLSDHLPLYARFTLL; translated from the coding sequence ATGCAAAAGGTTGTAAACAGCATATCGCTGATAACGTACAACATTCATAAAGGATTTGGTGTGGGTGCTGTTCGTTTTTTGCTTCCTGAAATGCGCGCAGCCATTACTGGGTTAAATCCTGATTTTGTTTTCTTGCAAGAAGTGCAAGGTAAGCACAAAAGGAAAGAGCGGCGAATAGATTCTTGGCCTGACGCACCGCAGTTTGAATATATAGCAGAGAATATATGGCCACATTATATTTATGCTAAAAATGCCATATATCAATCAGGCCATCATGGCAATGCTATTTTAAGTAAGTATCCTTTTGCAGGTTTTGAAAATATTAATCTTTCCAATACCAGTAGAGCGTCCAGAGGTATTTTGCATGCGCAAGTAAAACTAGATAACACCACGATCCACCTATTATGCGTGCATTTAGGGCTTTTTAAAGCAGAGCGTGCAGAGCAATGCAAAGCTTTAATTCAGCGTATTAAGGATGTTGTTCCGCAAGATGAGCCTTTATTAATGGCAGGAGATTTTAATGATTGGCGCACTATTATCTCTAAAACGCTTGCGGATGATTTGAATATACATGAAGCATTTGTTGCTGTCGAAGGACAACATGCCCGCTCTTTTCCGGCGATTAAGCCTGCATTGCGTGTTGATAGAGTTTATTTTCGCGGGATGGAAGTACAAGACGTTGCTTGTTTCCAGGGGAAACCCTGGCGTATGTTATCTGACCATTTGCCGTTATATGCGCGCTTTACGCTACTTTGA
- a CDS encoding alpha/beta fold hydrolase, protein MNSQELVIPGLSIAYKTWGNPENPPIIALHGWLDNANSFDPLAEYLKNNYYFIAIDFPGHGHSAHLPQSSNYHFIDGIFIIVQIINALKLDKVHLIGHSMGACLASIVGGIAPNRFLSIGLIEGLGPFSHPDESACEQLTTYLDYLTHQEIKKTKGYHEFEHAALARSLKGYVSFEIAKILCQRALVKKHGIYYWRHDKRLLAPSPLRMTEQQILSCLKQISAKTCLIWASKGFSFDSKLMQERIKTVSNLKIMHLDGGHHIHMEQPELVGQLLTDFYLSL, encoded by the coding sequence ATGAACTCTCAAGAATTAGTTATTCCAGGTTTATCTATTGCTTATAAAACTTGGGGTAATCCTGAAAACCCTCCTATTATTGCACTACATGGCTGGCTAGATAACGCAAATAGTTTCGACCCTTTGGCAGAATATTTAAAAAATAATTATTATTTTATTGCCATAGATTTTCCCGGTCACGGCCATTCCGCTCATCTTCCCCAAAGTAGTAATTACCACTTTATTGATGGCATATTCATTATAGTGCAAATAATCAACGCCCTGAAATTAGATAAGGTTCACTTAATAGGCCACTCTATGGGAGCTTGTTTAGCAAGCATAGTCGGAGGGATAGCCCCCAATCGTTTCCTGTCAATTGGTTTAATCGAAGGATTAGGCCCATTTTCACATCCTGATGAATCTGCATGCGAACAATTGACTACCTATTTAGACTATCTTACTCATCAAGAGATAAAGAAAACCAAGGGATATCACGAATTTGAACATGCTGCCTTAGCCCGTTCACTAAAGGGCTATGTTTCTTTTGAGATCGCTAAAATATTATGCCAAAGGGCCCTGGTTAAAAAACATGGCATTTATTATTGGCGACATGACAAACGATTGTTAGCTCCCTCTCCTTTGCGCATGACCGAACAGCAAATTCTTTCTTGTCTAAAACAAATCAGCGCCAAAACATGTTTGATTTGGGCTAGCAAAGGATTTTCTTTTGATTCTAAATTAATGCAAGAACGTATAAAAACAGTTAGCAATTTAAAAATTATGCACTTAGATGGCGGACATCACATTCATATGGAACAACCTGAACTTGTAGGACAACTTCTCACTGATTTTTATCTTTCGTTGTAA
- the proA gene encoding zinc metalloprotease ProA: MHPNYYLSPLAIAVALGLASPVKAAEPVALQKTPFVELKQKFQLTLPGVMKGTSVSTDSLQFVRQHTDGNKVTHVRMQQLYAGFPVFGGYAIMHSKQKAPSLATTNSDVHMNGTVYQGLQLELGQPQASFVKNASVALQQFKNHYADKRVSEEQVTPMVYIDDKHQAHWAYKVSVFVSHDDKIPERPTAIIDAQTNKPFVQWNDVKTEMVPVKGAGFGGNSKVGEYQYGKELPLLEITRDLNAKMCFMENTNVKVVDMQHKYSSKNIAMKFSCTTDLGDQSNSMFYTGYSADGYDKANGASSPTNDALYAGHVIKHMYHDWYGLEVLTKTDGSPMQLVMRVHYGEGYENAYWDGRQMTFGDGDTMMHPLVSLGVGAHEISHGFTEQHSALEYYGQSGGLNESFSDMAAQAAEFYSAGKSSWQIGPEIMKEDSGYDALRYMDKPSRDGESIDSADDYYGGLDVHYSSGVYNHLFYILANKPDWDIRKAFDVMVKANMDYWTPYASFDDAGCGVLNAAKDLGFSLDDVKASLTEVAVSYQSCAIDTNS, translated from the coding sequence ATGCATCCAAATTATTATTTGTCACCTTTAGCCATTGCTGTAGCCCTAGGATTAGCTTCACCTGTAAAAGCGGCAGAGCCCGTGGCCCTACAAAAAACACCTTTTGTTGAGTTAAAACAAAAATTTCAATTAACTTTACCAGGTGTAATGAAAGGTACTTCAGTGTCGACTGATAGTTTACAATTTGTAAGACAACATACTGACGGCAATAAAGTAACTCACGTGCGTATGCAGCAATTATATGCTGGTTTTCCTGTTTTTGGTGGCTATGCCATTATGCATAGTAAACAAAAGGCACCATCTCTTGCAACCACAAACTCAGATGTGCACATGAATGGTACTGTTTATCAGGGGTTACAACTTGAGTTGGGACAACCCCAGGCCTCCTTTGTAAAAAATGCTTCTGTTGCTTTACAGCAATTTAAAAATCACTATGCAGATAAACGTGTTAGCGAAGAACAAGTAACTCCTATGGTTTATATCGATGACAAACATCAGGCTCATTGGGCCTATAAGGTCAGTGTCTTTGTTAGTCATGATGATAAAATTCCTGAACGTCCAACAGCGATTATTGATGCGCAAACTAATAAACCATTTGTGCAGTGGAATGATGTGAAAACTGAAATGGTTCCTGTGAAAGGAGCTGGCTTTGGTGGAAATAGTAAAGTAGGTGAATATCAGTATGGTAAAGAATTACCTTTATTAGAGATTACTAGAGATCTTAATGCCAAAATGTGTTTCATGGAAAATACAAATGTTAAAGTGGTTGATATGCAACATAAGTATAGTTCAAAGAATATTGCCATGAAATTTTCTTGTACTACGGATTTGGGTGATCAGTCTAACTCTATGTTTTATACCGGTTATTCTGCTGATGGTTATGATAAGGCAAATGGGGCATCCTCTCCAACTAATGATGCCTTATATGCCGGCCATGTAATTAAGCATATGTATCACGATTGGTATGGTTTAGAGGTATTGACTAAGACCGATGGCTCTCCAATGCAATTGGTGATGCGTGTTCATTATGGTGAGGGTTATGAAAATGCTTATTGGGATGGCAGACAAATGACCTTTGGTGATGGTGATACCATGATGCATCCTTTAGTTTCTCTAGGGGTCGGTGCTCATGAGATTAGCCATGGTTTCACTGAACAGCATTCTGCCTTGGAATATTATGGCCAGTCAGGTGGATTAAATGAGTCATTCTCTGATATGGCAGCGCAGGCCGCTGAATTTTATTCTGCAGGAAAGAGCAGCTGGCAAATTGGCCCTGAAATAATGAAGGAAGATAGTGGTTATGACGCTTTACGTTACATGGATAAGCCAAGTCGTGATGGCGAGTCAATTGATAGTGCTGATGATTATTACGGCGGTTTAGATGTTCATTACTCTAGTGGGGTATACAACCATTTATTCTACATCTTAGCGAATAAACCTGATTGGGATATTCGTAAAGCATTTGACGTAATGGTTAAAGCGAATATGGATTATTGGACTCCTTATGCATCTTTTGATGATGCTGGTTGCGGTGTTCTTAATGCCGCCAAAGATTTAGGATTTTCTCTTGACGATGTGAAAGCCTCATTGACTGAGGTTGCTGTTAGTTATCAATCTTGTGCTATTGATACTAATAGTTAA
- the oadA gene encoding sodium-extruding oxaloacetate decarboxylase subunit alpha, with protein MVKTLITDVTLRDAHQCLIATRLRTEDMLPICKKMDEVGFWAMEVWGGATFDACLRFLKEDPWERLRLLRRALPNTRLSMLLRGQNLLGYRHYADDVVKEFIKLAANNGVDVFRIFDALNDSRNLRVAIEAVKAEKKHAQGAICYTTSPVHTLEGFVNLGKELADMGCDSLAIKDMAGLLTPSITTELYKGLSQATGLPIHLHSHATSGLANVCHYEAVLAGCYHLDTAISSFSGGASHPPTEALVAALAGSEFDTELDLNLLLEIDDYFKVVRKKYSQFESEASAIDPRVQLYQVPGGMISNLYSQLKEQNALDKIDAVHQEIPRVREDLGYPPLVTPTSQVVGTQAVINVLTGERYKTITNEVKLYCQGKYGAPPGKISPKLRKKAIGRTDVIEVRPADLLSNEFKQLKKEIEALALSEEDVLIYAMFPEIGRQFLEQRQNDSLVPEPLLPQSGTAEHHSLSEYDITLHGEHYHVKVAGFGTPQHGRQTCFLWVDGVPEEVVIHGSEFEEQNKAVARAKNNEPGDVSVSIPGTIMAIHVAVGERVKKGQALFAIEAMKMETEVQASEDGVVTEICCQKGDKVTPGQVLIRLNLKAKKSSNAN; from the coding sequence ATGGTAAAAACTTTAATCACCGATGTGACTCTTCGAGATGCGCATCAATGTTTAATAGCAACGCGTTTAAGAACAGAAGATATGTTGCCCATATGCAAGAAAATGGACGAAGTTGGTTTTTGGGCCATGGAAGTATGGGGTGGGGCAACTTTTGACGCCTGCCTGCGTTTTTTAAAAGAGGATCCTTGGGAGCGATTGCGTTTGTTAAGGCGAGCGTTGCCTAATACGCGTTTATCTATGCTGCTTAGGGGGCAAAATTTATTAGGCTATCGTCATTATGCGGATGATGTAGTCAAAGAGTTTATCAAATTGGCAGCAAATAATGGTGTTGATGTATTCCGAATTTTTGATGCATTAAACGACTCTAGAAATCTGAGAGTTGCCATAGAGGCAGTTAAGGCTGAAAAAAAACATGCGCAAGGAGCAATCTGTTATACGACTAGTCCAGTACATACCTTAGAAGGGTTTGTCAATTTGGGAAAAGAATTGGCAGATATGGGATGTGACAGCCTTGCAATTAAAGATATGGCTGGACTATTAACTCCTTCCATCACTACAGAATTGTATAAAGGACTTTCACAAGCAACAGGATTACCTATCCATTTACACAGTCATGCTACATCGGGTTTAGCTAACGTTTGTCATTACGAAGCGGTTCTTGCTGGTTGTTATCATCTAGATACCGCTATTTCGTCTTTTTCAGGCGGGGCCTCTCATCCGCCTACCGAAGCATTGGTCGCTGCCTTAGCGGGTAGTGAATTTGATACAGAGTTAGATTTAAATTTATTATTAGAAATTGATGATTACTTTAAGGTCGTTCGAAAGAAATATTCTCAATTTGAAAGCGAGGCGAGTGCTATCGATCCGAGAGTGCAACTTTATCAAGTTCCTGGAGGGATGATATCTAATTTGTACAGCCAACTAAAAGAACAAAATGCTTTGGACAAAATAGATGCTGTTCATCAGGAAATTCCTCGAGTTCGTGAAGATCTAGGATATCCACCTTTAGTTACGCCAACGTCTCAAGTGGTGGGAACTCAGGCTGTAATCAATGTATTAACTGGTGAACGTTACAAAACTATAACGAATGAGGTAAAACTTTACTGTCAAGGTAAATATGGTGCTCCTCCGGGTAAGATAAGTCCTAAATTGCGTAAAAAAGCCATTGGGCGAACTGATGTGATTGAAGTAAGGCCTGCCGATCTGCTGTCTAATGAATTCAAGCAATTAAAAAAAGAAATTGAAGCTTTAGCTTTGAGTGAGGAAGATGTTCTGATTTATGCGATGTTTCCTGAAATTGGCCGGCAATTTCTCGAGCAGCGCCAAAATGATTCTTTGGTACCTGAGCCCTTATTACCTCAGTCCGGCACTGCAGAGCACCATAGTTTGTCAGAATATGATATTACTCTTCATGGGGAGCATTATCATGTGAAAGTCGCGGGCTTCGGCACTCCTCAACACGGTCGTCAGACTTGTTTTTTATGGGTGGATGGTGTTCCTGAAGAAGTGGTCATTCACGGTTCAGAATTTGAAGAGCAAAATAAAGCCGTTGCCAGAGCAAAAAATAATGAGCCTGGTGATGTCTCCGTGTCCATTCCTGGCACAATTATGGCTATTCATGTAGCAGTAGGTGAACGAGTGAAAAAAGGCCAGGCATTATTCGCTATTGAAGCGATGAAAATGGAAACAGAAGTACAAGCATCTGAGGATGGAGTAGTTACAGAAATATGTTGTCAAAAGGGGGATAAGGTTACACCAGGACAAGTACTGATCCGGCTTAATTTAAAAGCAAAGAAAAGCAGTAATGCTAATTAA
- the aroQ gene encoding type II 3-dehydroquinate dehydratase, with protein MKKILVLHGPNLNLLGTREPSIYGSESLNQINTNLVKMGNDAGLQLTCYQSNAESDLIQAIHQASTDKVHYIIFNPAAFTHTSVALRDALSAVAIPFIEVHISNIYSREAFRHHSYFSDIATGVISGFGVKGYGVALQAIIDEFK; from the coding sequence ATGAAAAAAATTCTTGTATTACATGGTCCTAATCTAAACCTTTTAGGAACTCGTGAGCCATCTATCTATGGTTCGGAGTCTTTAAACCAAATCAATACCAACTTAGTAAAAATGGGAAATGATGCAGGATTGCAGTTAACGTGCTATCAAAGTAACGCCGAAAGTGATTTAATTCAGGCTATACATCAAGCAAGCACTGATAAAGTTCATTACATAATATTTAACCCCGCAGCATTTACTCATACTAGCGTAGCACTACGTGATGCTTTATCTGCTGTCGCAATACCATTTATTGAAGTACATATCAGTAATATTTATTCCCGTGAAGCCTTTCGTCACCACTCTTATTTCTCCGACATAGCAACAGGGGTCATCAGCGGGTTTGGTGTCAAAGGTTACGGAGTAGCATTACAAGCAATTATTGACGAATTCAAGTAG
- the accB gene encoding acetyl-CoA carboxylase biotin carboxyl carrier protein: protein MDIRKIRKLIELLEETGISEIEIKEGEESLRLSRYSNAPVEAPQVHYVSAPVAAPAQSLLAQQPVQSNTAHAAVPEHKAPMTAGHKIRSPMVGTMYTSPSPEAPAFVTIGQTVKVGDTLCIVEAMKMFNEIESDRSGKIVDILVKNGDPVEYDQVLFIIE, encoded by the coding sequence ATGGATATCCGAAAAATTAGAAAATTAATTGAATTGCTGGAAGAAACTGGCATTTCTGAAATCGAAATAAAAGAAGGTGAAGAATCGCTTAGATTAAGTCGTTACAGTAACGCCCCAGTTGAAGCGCCACAAGTTCACTATGTCTCAGCCCCCGTAGCGGCTCCCGCCCAATCACTACTAGCGCAACAACCAGTGCAAAGCAATACTGCCCATGCAGCTGTTCCTGAGCATAAAGCGCCAATGACAGCAGGTCATAAAATTCGCTCCCCTATGGTTGGAACAATGTATACTTCTCCTTCGCCCGAAGCACCAGCTTTCGTCACTATAGGTCAAACAGTTAAAGTTGGAGACACCTTGTGCATCGTTGAAGCAATGAAAATGTTTAATGAAATTGAATCCGATCGCTCAGGTAAAATCGTAGATATACTCGTAAAAAATGGTGACCCAGTTGAGTATGACCAAGTTTTATTTATTATAGAGTAG
- the accC gene encoding acetyl-CoA carboxylase biotin carboxylase subunit: protein MLSKIVIANRGEIALRILRACKELGIQTVAVHSDVDKDLLHVRLADETVCIGPAPAQKSYLNIPAIISAAEITDAVAIHPGYGFLSENADFADIVEQSGFRFIGPRGETIRLMGDKVSAIEAMKKAGVPCVPGSGGPLGDDDNLNLKIANKIGYPVIIKAAGGGGGRGMRVVHSESNLLSSIALTRSEAKAAFNNPTVYMEKFLENPRHVEFQILGDGKGHAIHLGERDCSMQRRHQKVLEEAPAPGISAELRKEIGASVVKACKDLQYRGAGTFEFLYQDGCFYFIEMNTRIQVEHPVTEQITGLDLIKEQIKIASDIPFTLNQEDIELRGHAIECRINAEDAKTFIPSPGTIKLLHQPGGPGIRFDSHIYSSYTVPPNYDSMIGKLISYGATRAEAIARMRNALDEIIIDGIRTNIELHQRILHDKSFIDGGTNIHYLEKMLKG from the coding sequence ATGCTCAGTAAAATTGTTATTGCAAATAGAGGCGAGATTGCGCTTCGTATATTGCGTGCGTGTAAAGAACTAGGCATTCAAACTGTTGCCGTCCATTCTGATGTGGATAAAGATTTATTGCACGTTCGTCTTGCCGATGAAACAGTCTGTATAGGTCCAGCCCCTGCTCAGAAAAGTTACCTTAATATTCCAGCCATTATATCTGCAGCAGAAATTACTGATGCGGTTGCTATTCATCCAGGCTATGGATTCCTCTCTGAAAATGCCGATTTTGCAGACATCGTTGAGCAAAGTGGCTTTCGTTTTATTGGTCCACGCGGAGAGACTATACGCCTTATGGGAGATAAAGTATCCGCCATAGAAGCCATGAAAAAAGCGGGAGTCCCTTGCGTCCCCGGTTCAGGTGGCCCTTTAGGCGATGATGATAATCTCAATTTAAAAATTGCTAACAAAATTGGTTATCCAGTAATTATTAAAGCTGCCGGTGGTGGTGGTGGGCGCGGCATGCGCGTAGTTCACAGTGAATCCAATTTATTAAGCTCTATAGCTCTCACCCGAAGTGAAGCTAAAGCAGCGTTTAATAATCCAACGGTATACATGGAAAAATTCCTAGAAAATCCCAGACATGTCGAATTTCAGATACTGGGAGATGGAAAAGGACATGCGATTCATTTAGGAGAGCGCGATTGCTCCATGCAAAGACGCCACCAAAAAGTATTAGAAGAAGCACCTGCTCCAGGAATTTCTGCTGAGTTACGAAAAGAAATTGGAGCATCAGTAGTCAAAGCCTGTAAAGATTTACAATACCGTGGAGCTGGAACCTTTGAGTTTTTATATCAGGATGGTTGTTTTTATTTTATTGAAATGAATACCCGAATCCAAGTAGAACATCCTGTAACAGAACAGATCACCGGCCTTGATCTGATTAAAGAACAAATCAAAATCGCCAGTGATATTCCATTTACCTTAAATCAGGAAGATATAGAGCTTCGCGGACATGCTATAGAATGTAGAATCAACGCCGAGGACGCTAAAACATTCATACCGTCGCCTGGAACAATAAAATTACTTCATCAGCCAGGAGGGCCAGGTATCCGCTTTGATTCTCATATTTACAGTAGCTATACAGTACCGCCCAATTATGACTCCATGATAGGCAAGTTGATCAGCTATGGAGCAACACGCGCTGAAGCAATTGCTCGGATGCGCAATGCGCTTGATGAAATTATTATTGATGGCATTAGAACCAACATTGAATTACATCAACGTATTCTTCACGACAAATCGTTTATAGATGGCGGTACAAACATCCATTATTTAGAAAAAATGTTGAAAGGTTAA
- the prmA gene encoding 50S ribosomal protein L11 methyltransferase: MWFQLKIEHCPSEEVERLSEELEESGALSIMLTDKNDNPVLEPEPGTTPLWPEVIIQALFAQAEEAQLIKTQLALTRPTVTCHIEVLAEQDWERAWMDDFKPQRFGTRLWICPTWHTPPEPEAVNLMLDPGLAFGTGTHPTTALCLTWLEQADLSNISVIDYGCGSGILSLAALKLGATTVHAVDIDEQALQATHNNAHSNNIEESRLFISKPEVLQDPVDLIIANILLAPLISLKERFHQLLHPNAHLVVSGLLAEQAADLIKAYSSLFTPVTTEYLDGWALIVFARI; this comes from the coding sequence GTGTGGTTTCAATTAAAAATAGAACATTGCCCTAGTGAAGAAGTAGAGAGGCTTAGTGAGGAGTTAGAAGAGTCAGGAGCATTATCTATTATGCTCACTGATAAAAACGATAATCCTGTTTTAGAACCTGAGCCCGGAACTACTCCATTATGGCCTGAAGTCATCATCCAGGCTTTATTTGCACAAGCGGAAGAAGCTCAGCTAATCAAAACACAATTAGCTCTGACAAGACCTACAGTAACCTGTCACATAGAAGTTCTTGCTGAACAAGATTGGGAAAGAGCATGGATGGATGATTTTAAACCACAACGTTTTGGAACACGTTTATGGATTTGCCCCACTTGGCATACTCCCCCTGAACCCGAGGCGGTCAATTTAATGCTTGATCCTGGCTTGGCTTTCGGCACCGGTACTCATCCGACCACAGCATTGTGTTTAACTTGGTTAGAACAAGCAGACCTTAGCAATATATCAGTTATTGATTACGGCTGCGGTTCAGGCATTCTGTCTCTAGCTGCATTAAAACTAGGGGCTACAACTGTACATGCAGTAGATATTGATGAGCAGGCATTGCAAGCTACTCACAATAATGCTCATAGCAATAATATTGAAGAATCCCGACTTTTTATAAGCAAACCAGAGGTTCTACAAGATCCGGTAGATTTAATCATTGCTAATATTCTACTGGCTCCATTAATTTCATTAAAAGAACGTTTTCATCAATTACTTCATCCTAATGCTCATTTAGTGGTTTCTGGGTTATTGGCTGAGCAGGCAGCAGATCTGATTAAAGCCTATAGTTCACTGTTCACTCCGGTTACAACTGAATATCTAGATGGTTGGGCCTTAATCGTTTTTGCAAGAATATAA
- the purH gene encoding bifunctional phosphoribosylaminoimidazolecarboxamide formyltransferase/IMP cyclohydrolase — translation MDKQPALSPFLPRRALLSVSDKRGISELAHTLHKQGVELIATGNTAALLKEQGLPVTDVSECTGFPEMMDGRVKTLHPAIHAGLMARGDYDQETLKRHGLKPIDLLVVNLYPFEQVISDPDCDFDKAIENIDIGGPAMVRSAAKNHAHTYVVVTPDDYDELIECLHKKQAPSNWRFTLAKKAFVQIAAYDAAIANYLTTLDATHAPSGFPDVLTCQFAKISDLRYGENPHQQAIFYADKNSAPGSLGTARLLQGKQLSYNNILDADAALDCVKSYPNNKPICVIVKHANPCGIALGNTTLDAYLRAFQCDPTSAYGGIIAFNQTLDSETAKAILEKQFVEVIIAPDVSEEAQRALASKENIRVLKTGVWHQDNEFRLNMRKVDGGLLVQEHDSLSLVTCKLQTVTRKKPTEQEIQDLMFAWIAAKHVKSNAIVYAKDCATLGIGGGQTSRVMSARIGIWQAENMGVNLQGSVMASDAFIPFADTVEIAAAAGVSAIIQPGGSIRDEQIIACADAHSLAMVFTATRHFKH, via the coding sequence ATGGACAAACAACCTGCTTTATCTCCTTTCCTCCCACGAAGAGCGTTGCTTAGTGTATCAGATAAAAGAGGCATTAGTGAGCTTGCCCATACGTTACATAAACAAGGTGTGGAATTAATTGCAACAGGTAATACCGCGGCATTACTTAAAGAACAAGGATTACCTGTAACGGATGTCAGTGAATGCACCGGTTTTCCCGAAATGATGGATGGCCGAGTTAAAACGCTTCACCCTGCTATTCACGCCGGCTTAATGGCTCGTGGAGACTATGATCAAGAAACATTGAAACGTCATGGACTAAAACCGATTGATTTGCTCGTAGTGAATTTATATCCCTTCGAGCAGGTAATCAGTGATCCAGACTGTGATTTTGATAAAGCAATTGAAAATATTGATATTGGTGGTCCAGCGATGGTGCGTTCGGCCGCTAAAAACCATGCCCATACTTATGTTGTAGTGACTCCAGATGACTATGATGAGCTAATTGAATGTCTACACAAGAAGCAAGCTCCATCGAATTGGCGATTTACTTTAGCCAAAAAGGCTTTTGTGCAAATTGCAGCCTACGATGCAGCTATTGCTAATTATCTAACAACTCTAGACGCGACCCATGCACCCAGTGGCTTCCCTGATGTACTCACATGTCAATTTGCTAAAATAAGCGATTTGCGATATGGAGAAAACCCCCATCAGCAAGCTATTTTTTATGCAGATAAAAACAGTGCCCCGGGTTCACTGGGTACTGCGCGCCTGCTTCAAGGCAAGCAATTGTCCTATAATAATATTCTCGACGCTGATGCAGCTCTTGATTGTGTCAAATCCTATCCTAATAACAAACCTATTTGTGTCATTGTAAAACATGCTAATCCATGCGGGATAGCCTTGGGTAATACGACGCTTGATGCATATCTAAGAGCATTTCAATGTGATCCAACATCTGCTTATGGAGGCATAATAGCCTTTAATCAAACATTAGATAGTGAAACAGCTAAAGCCATACTTGAAAAGCAATTTGTAGAAGTAATCATTGCTCCTGATGTCAGTGAAGAAGCCCAAAGAGCTCTCGCCAGTAAAGAAAATATTCGCGTACTCAAAACAGGAGTTTGGCATCAAGATAATGAATTCAGATTAAATATGAGAAAAGTTGATGGTGGACTACTAGTACAAGAGCATGACTCCCTATCTTTAGTCACCTGTAAACTACAAACTGTAACTCGCAAAAAACCTACTGAACAAGAAATACAAGATTTGATGTTTGCCTGGATAGCGGCAAAACATGTGAAATCAAATGCTATAGTATACGCCAAGGATTGCGCTACGCTCGGCATTGGCGGTGGTCAGACGAGTAGAGTGATGAGTGCCCGCATAGGTATTTGGCAAGCTGAAAATATGGGGGTTAATCTCCAAGGATCTGTTATGGCTTCCGATGCATTTATTCCCTTTGCTGATACAGTAGAAATTGCAGCTGCTGCTGGGGTTTCTGCAATCATCCAGCCAGGGGGCTCTATTAGGGACGAACAAATTATCGCATGCGCTGATGCTCATAGTTTAGCCATGGTGTTTACTGCCACCCGACACTTTAAACATTAA
- the icmH gene encoding type IVB secretion system protein IcmH/DotU: protein MTTEHYPISIVNRLAISDSSIVPQGYYRSKLFIAPFSTNILVAAAGPLLSLLERLCLSPSLPPIENIRDNIEHELHAFHSKLDASQYPQDLTRIAHYLIAATIDEILGKSYLRVYNLAAEFKSFTPLTSDGAQPQQRFFEILSYIKERPNQYLDTIELIYFCLIAGFEGEYHLKADGRQALDNTIEDLYQIIQQYRFNKPHRLFNENPIPKTVKKSYRAAIVSAIVAASIIVCAFLTSQFILENKAKSVLFGHSQLAVLDN, encoded by the coding sequence ATGACAACTGAGCATTATCCAATCTCAATTGTCAATCGTCTTGCAATTTCGGACTCATCGATAGTACCGCAAGGCTACTATCGCTCTAAATTATTTATTGCCCCCTTTTCAACCAATATCCTGGTAGCTGCAGCAGGCCCTCTATTATCATTATTAGAAAGACTTTGTTTAAGTCCGTCTTTACCTCCTATTGAAAATATTCGTGACAATATTGAACATGAGCTACATGCTTTCCACAGTAAGCTAGATGCGTCTCAATACCCACAAGATCTTACTCGCATTGCCCATTATCTAATCGCTGCTACCATCGATGAAATTCTCGGAAAAAGCTATCTCAGGGTGTATAATTTAGCCGCTGAGTTTAAATCGTTTACTCCATTAACTAGTGATGGAGCACAACCCCAACAACGTTTCTTTGAAATTCTTAGTTATATTAAAGAAAGGCCGAACCAATATCTCGATACAATTGAATTAATCTATTTCTGTCTGATTGCGGGGTTTGAAGGGGAATATCATTTAAAAGCAGATGGACGTCAGGCTCTTGATAACACTATTGAAGATCTGTATCAAATAATACAGCAATATCGTTTTAATAAACCCCATCGCTTATTTAATGAAAACCCTATACCGAAAACCGTCAAAAAAAGCTACAGAGCAGCCATAGTCAGTGCAATAGTTGCTGCAAGTATCATCGTTTGTGCTTTCTTAACCAGTCAATTCATATTGGAGAATAAAGCAAAATCAGTTTTATTTGGACATTCACAATTAGCAGTTCTGGATAACTAA